One Lentibacillus cibarius DNA window includes the following coding sequences:
- a CDS encoding CpaE family protein, protein MDTSALLLSQNNDWIEKIISIFNQLGIHHEVTTENLGNKLFNEHVIIDGSFISPEAFSGAPNVHTLTVLVENENFDEARKWMNVGADAIFIFPSEIDRFHEWLKEMDEQIKNRKDFMGNDEHGNEVWAFYSAKGGSGKSTISAIVAQSLAIHEDKRVLLIDMNSQYGGQEPLFGLESGRSYEQLQIVLDELTPEHIMNVSNQTVTGVNVLLGPSNPMKSADLPEYLLPKVIKVAKTYFDYVLLDLPTELSDRSYAGLSEATRVFYVLNGDSLSIRAFKQARSLFDRLALKNGDNFNVILNRDSSKSELQEKDVEKIIDEPIFTKISADFSGLQPMINMGYPFFEKKKDKGNNKVSRDVRKLVLQVMEGDNHVVGT, encoded by the coding sequence ATGGATACAAGCGCGCTTTTACTGAGTCAAAATAATGATTGGATTGAAAAAATCATATCTATTTTTAATCAGCTTGGCATTCATCATGAAGTTACCACGGAGAATCTGGGTAACAAACTATTTAATGAGCATGTGATTATTGACGGAAGTTTCATTTCACCCGAAGCATTTAGTGGTGCACCCAATGTTCATACATTAACGGTGCTGGTTGAAAATGAAAACTTTGATGAAGCTAGAAAGTGGATGAATGTAGGGGCAGATGCCATTTTTATTTTTCCGAGTGAAATTGATCGTTTTCATGAATGGTTGAAGGAAATGGATGAACAGATTAAAAATCGCAAGGACTTTATGGGAAATGATGAACATGGTAATGAAGTGTGGGCTTTTTACAGTGCAAAGGGTGGTTCAGGTAAGTCCACGATTTCGGCTATTGTCGCACAGTCGTTAGCTATACACGAGGATAAAAGAGTACTATTAATTGATATGAACAGTCAATATGGCGGCCAAGAGCCATTGTTCGGTTTGGAGTCAGGACGTTCTTACGAGCAATTGCAAATAGTTTTGGATGAATTGACGCCGGAACATATCATGAATGTCAGTAACCAAACCGTAACCGGAGTAAACGTATTGCTTGGTCCTTCAAATCCAATGAAATCAGCGGACTTGCCGGAATACCTGCTGCCCAAGGTTATAAAAGTAGCTAAAACATATTTTGACTATGTACTTCTGGATTTGCCTACTGAATTAAGTGACAGAAGCTATGCTGGATTAAGTGAGGCTACGAGGGTTTTCTATGTTTTAAACGGTGATAGTTTGTCTATTCGGGCATTCAAACAGGCCAGGTCTTTATTTGACCGATTGGCTTTGAAAAACGGAGACAATTTTAACGTTATTCTAAACAGGGACAGTTCAAAGAGCGAACTTCAGGAAAAAGATGTAGAGAAAATAATTGACGAACCGATATTTACCAAAATAAGTGCCGACTTTTCCGGTCTTCAGCCTATGATTAATATGGGGTATCCGTTCTTTGAAAAGAAAAAGGATAAAGGAAATAATAAAGTGAGCCGGGATGTGAGAAAGCTGGTGCTTCAAGTTATGGAGGGGGATAATCATGTCGTGGGTACATAA
- a CDS encoding SAF domain-containing protein yields the protein MVDAKRKAFIFLLLAFILAVIAGGLIINQLQAIAESSGETETITVATAAKNINSYEKLQSGDIAWTEIPVTEQSGNFIENKSQIDDAMIVVDMEKGNFITSNILRTTHSIPSDHRIVNLNVTDNVIMDQDVAPGEKVDIIVVYKKDGNMLSERLFSGVSVVQMEKVDNQEAKPAVKVSLTVEKARQLIYYQNVAEQIRVLRINGVDEKPAEQKGK from the coding sequence ATGGTTGATGCAAAAAGAAAAGCATTTATATTTTTGCTGCTAGCATTTATTTTGGCAGTGATTGCAGGGGGATTAATTATTAATCAGCTTCAGGCGATTGCCGAGTCATCAGGAGAAACAGAAACGATAACGGTTGCAACAGCTGCAAAGAATATTAACAGTTATGAGAAGTTGCAGTCGGGTGATATTGCATGGACGGAAATTCCGGTTACAGAGCAATCAGGAAACTTTATAGAAAATAAATCCCAAATAGATGATGCAATGATTGTGGTTGATATGGAAAAAGGAAATTTTATCACTTCAAATATTCTAAGAACGACACATTCTATCCCTTCCGATCATCGAATAGTCAATTTAAATGTTACTGACAATGTGATTATGGACCAGGATGTGGCTCCAGGTGAAAAAGTAGATATAATCGTTGTCTATAAAAAAGACGGGAATATGTTATCAGAGCGTCTTTTCAGTGGAGTAAGTGTCGTTCAAATGGAAAAGGTGGATAATCAAGAAGCAAAACCGGCTGTTAAGGTCAGTTTAACGGTTGAAAAAGCACGACAACTGATCTATTACCAAAATGTTGCTGAACAAATCAGGGTACTAAGAATCAATGGAGTTGACGAGAAACCTGCAGAACAGAAAGGAAAGTAG
- a CDS encoding CpaF family protein encodes MSWVHKLRENGSADDMGTSGQLDELVNHFKQRLLNEANLDSITSLPSQERKQTIERLLLQMISEEKIIVKQEDLKQIVNFIINESVGYGPLEKLLADDSITEIMVNGPSEIYIERHGKLSKTDVRFRDENHIRHIIDRVIAPLGRRIDESSPMVDARLHDGSRVNAIVPPISLDSPSLTIRKFRKTPFSMNDLLNYSSMTEEMASFLQAAIMSKCNIIVSGGTGSGKTTLLNVLSESIVQGERIVTIEDMAELRFQYDNIVRLEARPENAEGTGTITIRQLVKNALRMRPDRIIVGEVRGTEAFDMLQAMNTGHEGSLTTVHANSPKDALGRLEAMVIMSGLQLTTDVISKYFVGAIDLIVQMDRLIDGNRKITRISELSTNENGLVVNDIYRFNQTSANSQGQVKGDFELTDYRPEVIDRFRRYGLDIPEDMREKAGWL; translated from the coding sequence ATGTCGTGGGTACATAAACTTCGTGAAAATGGCTCAGCAGATGACATGGGAACCAGCGGTCAATTAGATGAACTCGTTAATCATTTTAAACAGAGACTGCTTAACGAAGCGAACCTTGATTCCATTACGTCATTGCCTTCCCAGGAGAGAAAACAAACCATTGAACGTTTACTGCTACAAATGATTAGTGAAGAGAAAATTATTGTTAAACAGGAAGATCTTAAGCAGATTGTCAATTTTATTATTAATGAGTCGGTGGGGTATGGACCACTTGAAAAACTGCTGGCAGATGATTCCATAACTGAAATTATGGTTAATGGACCATCGGAAATTTACATTGAACGTCATGGTAAACTTTCAAAAACGGATGTTCGTTTCAGAGACGAAAATCATATCCGTCATATCATCGACCGGGTGATTGCACCGCTAGGCAGAAGGATTGACGAAAGTTCACCAATGGTAGATGCCAGGCTTCATGATGGCAGCAGGGTTAATGCGATTGTCCCGCCCATCAGCCTTGACAGTCCATCACTGACAATCCGTAAATTTCGCAAGACACCATTTTCGATGAATGATTTATTAAATTACAGCTCCATGACCGAGGAAATGGCTTCATTTTTACAGGCGGCCATCATGTCGAAATGTAATATTATTGTGTCCGGTGGTACCGGAAGCGGGAAGACAACACTGTTAAATGTGTTATCGGAATCTATCGTTCAGGGAGAGAGAATTGTAACAATAGAGGATATGGCTGAACTGAGATTTCAGTATGATAATATTGTCCGACTGGAGGCGCGCCCGGAAAATGCTGAAGGAACGGGGACCATCACGATAAGGCAATTGGTAAAAAACGCGTTAAGAATGCGGCCTGACCGCATCATTGTCGGGGAGGTAAGAGGAACGGAGGCCTTCGATATGCTACAGGCTATGAATACCGGTCATGAAGGTTCACTTACTACGGTTCACGCAAATTCCCCGAAAGATGCGCTCGGCCGTTTGGAAGCAATGGTTATTATGTCCGGTCTTCAATTAACAACCGATGTTATATCCAAGTATTTCGTTGGGGCGATAGATTTAATTGTCCAAATGGATAGGTTAATAGACGGTAATAGAAAGATTACCAGAATCTCGGAATTATCTACTAATGAAAATGGTTTGGTTGTCAATGATATTTATCGATTCAATCAGACATCTGCAAATAGCCAAGGTCAAGTAAAAGGTGACTTTGAATTAACTGATTACAGGCCGGAAGTGATTGATCGTTTTCGTCGGTATGGGTTGGATATCCCCGAAGATATGCGCGAGAAGGCAGGTTGGTTGTAA